A DNA window from Hordeum vulgare subsp. vulgare chromosome 1H, MorexV3_pseudomolecules_assembly, whole genome shotgun sequence contains the following coding sequences:
- the LOC123402884 gene encoding probable L-type lectin-domain containing receptor kinase S.5: MEISHESLLHLRFARSCYRGMLSWSWSWAWAWAWAWAWVVMAILSATPSSGARQLPGTSESDSEHPDPAWKTAALVVGALALTTVVGVGASLQSFLGLKVRADRTKSRGRAAAGADRSAAGGRQSAHDHDKKEELDVYQLPTELHLPQKKGSLFSFLWTSFPWRRSGNGAVHWLGRGVLTSPVRLELRQAPNRRRLAGRQETTVWEYEYDMLAAATSNFHKKMKLGPGQGRSGMVFKGTLLGNDGLDRLVAIKRFHNTLTEQSSKHVHRDLGRHFLQHRNIVRLLGYCLRKGKLYLVYDYMLNGSLDRHLLDATGSSPALTWARRSKIIRGVALGLNHLHSNKYVHGSVKASNVMLEKDLTARLGDLAYSRMEPSKPLRNCQAYIAPECAGIPNPNPTTELDVFYFGALVLEVVCGRRSCRGAGDIMDGDTSFRFLADWVWALHGKGRILDAVDPSLQSTGTADGELQQDEEAKKLLLIALACSHPDPKQRLKMGDVVEMLQSGTSSPPTVPPLKPEYQHAPAESRITVG, translated from the exons ATGGAGATTAGCCATGAGAGTCTGCTTCACCTACGGTTTGCCAGGTCGTGCTACCGCGGAATGCTCTCATGGTCATGGTCATGGGCATGGGCATGGGCATGGGCATGGGCATGGGTGGTGATGGCGATCCTTTCAGCCACGCCTTCATCTGGAGCTCGTCAACTGCCAGGAACAAGCGAGTCTGACTCTGAGCACCCAGATCCGGCGTGGAAGACGGCAGCCCTGGTCGTGGGAGCGCTGGCGTTGACCACCGTGGTTGGAGTAGGAGCGTCCTTGCAATCTTTCTTGGGGCTTAAAGTGCGGGCAGATCGTACTAAATCCAGGGGCAGAGCAGCCGCTGGAGCGGATCGATCAGCCGCTGGAGGCAGACAGTCCGCCCATGACCATGACAAGAAAGAAGAGCTAGATGTTTACCAGCTGCCTACAGAATTGCATCTCCCCCAAAAGAAAGGCTCCCTTTTCTCCTTCTTGTGGACAAGCTTTCCTTGGAGGCGCAGTGGTAACGGCGCGGTCCATTGGCTGGGGCGGGGCGTGCTAACAAGTCCGGTACGACTGGAGCTCCGGCAGGCACCTAATCGTCGTCGGCTGGCTGGCCGCCAGGAAACCACCGTATGGGAGTATGAGTACGACATGCTGGCGGCGGCTACGAGTAATTTCCACAAGAAGATGAAGCTCGGGCCAGGCCAAGGCAGGTCCGGGATGGTGTTCAAAGGCACCCTGCTGGGGAATGATGGTCTGGATAGGCTCGTGGCCATCAAGAGGTTCCACAACACCCTCACAGAGCAGAGCAGCAAGCACGTCCACCGGGATCTCGGACGCCACTTCCTCCAGCACAGGAACATCGTCCGCTTGCTTG GGTATTGCTTGAGAAAAGGGAAGCTTTACCTGGTGTACGACTACATGCTCAATGGCAGCCTGGACCGGCACCTCTTGGATGCAACAGGGAGCTCACCGGCTCTAACATGGGCTCGCCGCTCTAAAATCATCAGAGGTGTCGCCCTCGGCCTGAACCACCTCCACAGTAACAAGTATGTCCATGGATCCGTCAAGGCCTCCAATGTCATGTTGGAGAAAGACCTCACGGCGCGGCTCGGCGACCTGGCCTACTCCAGGATGGAGCCTTCCAAGCCCCTCAGGAACTGCCAAGCCTATATAGCTCCAGAGTGCGCCGGCATCCCCAACCCCAACCCCACCACCGAGCTGGACGTCTTCTACTTCGGCGCGCTGGTGCTCGAGGTCGTCTGCGGCCGCCGCTCTTGCCGCGGCGCCGGTGACATCATGGACGGGGATACTAGCTTCAGATTCCTCGCGGACTGGGTGTGGGCACTTCACGGGAAAGGGCGCATCCTCGACGCGGTTGATCCATCTTTGCAGAGCACGGGCACGGCAGATGGTGAGCTGCAGCAGGACGAGGAGGCCAAGAAGCTCCTGCTCATCGCCCTCGCGTGCAGCCACCCGGACCCCAAACAGCGGCTCAAGATGGGTGACGTCGTGGAGATGCTGCAGTCGGGCACCTCATCGCCGCCAACTGTGCCGCCGTTGAAGCCGGAATATCAGCACGCACCGGCGGAATCTCGCATTACGGTGGGCTGA